From the Alkalibacter rhizosphaerae genome, one window contains:
- the thyX gene encoding FAD-dependent thymidylate synthase: protein METTLKVEILAHTPEPEKLISAAAKLCYSPSGIEKLMEGLDEKTVNNFLSKLMDMGHESPIEHVSFTFGIEGVSRSLTHQLVRHRVASYSQKSQRYVTENQFEYVVPPQIAEIPEAKELFVKAMEKDQEIYDQLVEKLREARLREYLEAGDSEKAAKGKAEKTAIEDARYVLPNACETKIIATMNARELLHFFHHRCCERAQWEIRELATQMLRLVREEAPLIFKHAGPSCANGPCPEGPMTCGKITEIREKFKNL, encoded by the coding sequence ATGGAAACAACATTGAAAGTGGAAATTTTGGCCCACACCCCGGAGCCGGAGAAATTGATCTCCGCCGCTGCCAAGCTGTGCTATTCGCCCAGCGGGATCGAAAAACTGATGGAAGGGTTGGATGAAAAAACCGTCAACAATTTTTTGTCCAAATTGATGGACATGGGACATGAATCCCCCATAGAGCACGTATCCTTTACTTTTGGCATCGAAGGAGTCTCCCGCAGCCTGACCCACCAACTGGTGCGCCACCGAGTAGCCAGCTACTCCCAAAAATCCCAAAGATACGTCACAGAGAACCAGTTTGAGTATGTGGTTCCGCCTCAGATCGCAGAGATACCGGAAGCCAAAGAGTTGTTTGTAAAGGCCATGGAAAAAGACCAGGAGATCTACGATCAACTGGTGGAAAAATTGAGGGAAGCCCGACTTCGGGAATATTTGGAGGCCGGAGACAGCGAAAAGGCGGCCAAAGGCAAGGCGGAAAAAACGGCCATCGAGGATGCACGATATGTGTTGCCCAATGCCTGCGAGACCAAGATCATTGCCACCATGAACGCCAGGGAGTTGCTTCATTTCTTCCATCACCGGTGCTGTGAACGGGCCCAGTGGGAAATTCGGGAACTGGCCACCCAGATGCTTCGACTGGTCCGGGAAGAAGCCCCATTGATCTTCAAGCATGCGGGACCAAGCTGCGCCAACGGACCTTGTCCGGAAGGACCCATGACTTGCGGGAAAATCACCGAAATACGCGAAAAATTCAAGAACCTATAA
- a CDS encoding THUMP domain-containing class I SAM-dependent RNA methyltransferase: MDRKFQIAAACTFGLEGILKKELFRMGYQDAKADNGKVYFTGTQADVARANVGLRTADRVLLVVGTFEAVTFDELFEKTKALPWEEWIGKKDAFPVAKATSVKSALFSKSDCQRIVKKAVVDRLQSKYRIDWFDETENMVPIHVHILKDQVTLFLDTSGSGLNKRGYRAKGNEAPLKETLAAAMVLLSGWRKDIPLLDPFCGSGTILIEAALLAMEDKPGRHRTFVSETWNESFRSAFQVEKNYTPEQVEGVKITGWDIDEASLAIARENARLAGVDHLIRFEKRDARQLGTLQGKGTIIMNPPYGERLMGKREVEELYRDVGKAYKKLKDHSLHVLTGHLEFERHFGMKAKRNRKLYNGNVLAYFYQYFPRV; the protein is encoded by the coding sequence ATGGATCGTAAATTTCAGATCGCGGCAGCCTGTACCTTTGGCCTGGAAGGCATACTGAAAAAGGAACTGTTTCGGATGGGGTACCAGGACGCCAAGGCGGACAACGGGAAGGTGTATTTTACGGGGACCCAGGCCGACGTGGCCAGGGCTAACGTAGGTCTTCGCACCGCCGACCGGGTCTTGCTGGTGGTGGGCACCTTTGAAGCCGTCACCTTTGACGAGCTATTTGAAAAAACAAAAGCCCTGCCTTGGGAAGAGTGGATCGGAAAGAAGGACGCCTTCCCCGTAGCCAAGGCCACCTCCGTCAAGTCGGCCCTTTTCAGCAAATCCGACTGCCAGAGGATCGTAAAAAAAGCGGTGGTGGACCGACTCCAATCCAAATACCGCATCGACTGGTTCGATGAAACGGAAAACATGGTGCCCATCCATGTCCACATCCTGAAAGACCAGGTGACCTTGTTCCTGGATACCAGCGGAAGTGGATTGAACAAGCGGGGTTACCGGGCAAAGGGGAACGAAGCCCCCCTGAAAGAGACCCTGGCAGCAGCCATGGTACTCTTGTCCGGATGGAGAAAAGACATCCCCCTTCTGGATCCCTTTTGCGGGTCGGGGACCATCCTTATCGAAGCGGCCCTGCTGGCCATGGAGGATAAACCCGGCCGCCATCGGACCTTTGTCAGTGAAACCTGGAACGAGTCTTTTCGATCTGCATTCCAGGTGGAGAAAAACTACACTCCTGAGCAGGTGGAAGGCGTGAAGATCACCGGTTGGGACATTGACGAAGCATCTTTGGCCATAGCCAGGGAAAACGCCCGCCTGGCGGGAGTGGATCACCTGATCCGATTTGAGAAACGGGATGCCAGGCAACTGGGGACCCTGCAGGGGAAAGGGACCATCATCATGAATCCGCCCTATGGAGAGCGGCTGATGGGCAAGCGGGAAGTGGAAGAACTCTATCGGGATGTGGGAAAGGCGTATAAAAAGTTGAAAGACCATTCCCTCCACGTTTTAACGGGACATCTGGAATTTGAGCGGCATTTCGGCATGAAGGCAAAAAGAAACCGAAAGTTATACAACGGAAATGTGCTTGCCTACTTTTACCAGTACTTTCCCAGGGTATAG